Proteins co-encoded in one uncultured Bacteroides sp. genomic window:
- a CDS encoding glycosyltransferase: MKKIAALLTCFNRKDKTISCLKSLFAAELEYNSKESIDDAVDIHVYITDDGCTDGTADAIRKTFPDFYITIIQGSGSLFYNGGMRLAWKHALKEGGFDFYLLMNDDTDVLNNLFEELFKTHEYCLKNYLVAGIYSGCTTSKENFNKTTYGGTVYINKFLNISKRLDPIGIPQMIDVANANILMVHATVVDKIGIFFEKYIQCLADYDYSLVAKKNKMPVLLTASYCGRCSNDHTFNLDGYSKMSFAERKKMLFSPFGFYAKERLIFIKRHFWYRYPFIAVEMWIKLYFPDFHIVLLKFTHALRFEKVETNK, translated from the coding sequence ATGAAAAAGATTGCAGCACTTCTAACATGCTTTAATCGGAAAGATAAAACTATCTCATGCCTGAAAAGTCTTTTTGCCGCAGAGCTGGAGTATAATTCAAAAGAATCTATCGATGATGCTGTGGATATTCATGTTTATATAACTGATGATGGTTGTACAGATGGAACAGCAGATGCAATTCGTAAAACATTTCCTGATTTTTATATAACAATTATTCAAGGATCCGGCTCTTTGTTTTATAATGGCGGAATGAGACTTGCCTGGAAGCATGCATTAAAAGAAGGTGGGTTTGATTTTTATTTGCTTATGAACGATGATACAGACGTATTAAACAATTTATTTGAAGAATTATTTAAGACTCACGAATATTGCTTGAAGAATTATCTTGTAGCAGGTATTTACTCCGGTTGTACAACTTCAAAAGAGAACTTCAATAAAACGACTTATGGAGGAACTGTATATATAAATAAATTTCTAAACATTAGTAAAAGATTAGATCCAATAGGGATTCCACAAATGATTGATGTAGCAAATGCTAATATTTTAATGGTTCATGCAACTGTTGTGGATAAGATTGGGATATTTTTTGAAAAATATATTCAGTGTTTAGCTGATTATGATTATTCCTTGGTTGCTAAGAAAAATAAAATGCCAGTCTTATTAACAGCTTCTTATTGTGGAAGATGCAGCAATGATCATACTTTTAATTTAGATGGTTATTCAAAAATGAGCTTTGCCGAAAGAAAAAAGATGTTGTTTTCCCCTTTTGGATTTTATGCGAAAGAACGGCTTATATTTATTAAAAGACATTTTTGGTACAGATATCCATTTATAGCTGTTGAAATGTGGATTAAGTTATATTTCCCTGATTTTCACATTGTTTTGCTAAAGTTTACTCATGCTTTAAGATTTGAAAAAGTAGAAACAAATAAATAA
- a CDS encoding glycosyltransferase family 4 protein, translated as MEKKRVCVLTSVHFNNDNRVYYKEVISLRNLGYNVVYIAPNLQNRIENGIKYVNVRKPKQIIKRWLGFYRIFKLAKKQECFIYHFHDPELIPTGLLLKWFTHSKVVYDVHEDYPSAMLTKYYLKRWSKKVLFHLMKFLEHISDKNFDAIVVADNFVYKHFNPEKTTILYNFPSLKLMKDAEEKNDSVSKKEYDIIFPGSLTRFTVELIIGIVKEAKDRGYLIKCLLISPYIFSGGKQWVIDRIKELSIEEQFLLMDRIPPYEVPKYLKLTKVGLIPLQDNSKLRANIPTKIFEYMFCRLPVITGDLPPSRQFLAKDSFGYLVDPNSCSEYTDRVIELLNDEDKARRMGDLGRKLVEEKYNWEKEEIKMKELYERLCK; from the coding sequence ATGGAAAAAAAACGTGTGTGTGTGTTAACCTCGGTTCATTTTAATAATGATAACCGTGTTTACTACAAAGAGGTTATTTCTCTTCGTAATTTAGGATATAATGTGGTTTATATTGCCCCCAATTTGCAGAATAGAATTGAAAACGGCATTAAATACGTTAATGTAAGAAAACCGAAGCAAATAATTAAACGTTGGCTTGGCTTTTATAGAATATTCAAGTTAGCTAAAAAGCAGGAATGTTTTATTTATCATTTTCATGATCCGGAATTAATACCGACTGGTTTGTTACTTAAATGGTTTACTCATTCAAAAGTTGTTTACGATGTACATGAGGATTATCCTAGTGCAATGTTAACTAAATATTATTTAAAAAGATGGTCTAAAAAAGTCCTGTTTCACTTAATGAAGTTTCTTGAACATATATCTGATAAAAATTTCGATGCAATAGTCGTTGCCGATAATTTCGTATATAAACATTTCAATCCGGAGAAAACAACGATCTTATACAATTTCCCTTCACTAAAATTAATGAAGGATGCAGAAGAAAAAAATGATAGTGTCAGTAAGAAAGAGTATGATATAATATTTCCCGGTTCTTTAACCCGGTTTACTGTTGAATTAATTATTGGAATAGTAAAAGAAGCTAAGGATCGCGGTTACCTTATCAAGTGCTTGTTAATTTCTCCTTATATATTTAGTGGTGGAAAGCAATGGGTGATTGATAGAATAAAGGAACTATCTATTGAAGAACAATTCTTATTAATGGACAGAATTCCTCCCTACGAGGTACCTAAATATCTCAAATTAACAAAGGTTGGTCTTATTCCATTGCAAGATAACTCAAAGTTGAGAGCAAATATTCCAACTAAAATATTTGAATATATGTTTTGCAGACTTCCTGTTATAACTGGTGATCTTCCTCCAAGCAGACAGTTTCTTGCGAAAGATAGTTTTGGATATCTGGTGGATCCAAATTCTTGTTCGGAATATACTGATAGAGTTATTGAACTACTCAATGATGAAGACAAAGCGCGTAGAATGGGCGATTTGGGGAGGAAGTTGGTGGAAGAAAAATATAATTGGGAAAAAGAAGAAATAAAAATGAAAGAGTTGTATGAAAGACTGTGTAAGTAA
- a CDS encoding nucleotide sugar dehydrogenase, with translation MDTNIKIAVIGLGYVGLPLARLFSTKYKTIGFDLNKTRVDSLMTGHDSTLEVSDELLQNAIKNGFVCSSNLADIRDCNFYIVAVPTPVDVDNRPDLIPLIGASTTVGNVISKGDIVVYESTVYPGVTEDECIPVVEKVSGLKYNVEFYAGYSPERINPGDKEHTVEKIKKVTSGSTPEIANIIDRVYNSVLVNGTHKASSIKVAEASKIIENSQRDVNIAFMNELAKIFNAMGIDTTEVIEAASTKWNFIKLKPGLVGGHCIGVDPYYLIQKAEVFKVLPRIMTSARRLNEGMGNYVASQVIKLMNKKGILVKDSKILILGITFKEDCPDIRNTKIIDIYSTLAGYTNNITVYDPWANAEKVKHEYGISIINKSIESLKYKYDAVILAVAHNAFKDCKIRDFLANTNGVVYDVKSILPMNFIDGRL, from the coding sequence ATGGATACTAATATTAAGATAGCAGTGATCGGTCTTGGTTATGTAGGTCTTCCTTTGGCCCGATTATTCTCAACCAAGTATAAAACAATTGGTTTTGATTTAAACAAAACTCGTGTTGATTCTTTGATGACCGGACACGATTCAACGTTGGAAGTAAGTGATGAACTATTACAAAATGCAATAAAGAATGGTTTTGTTTGTTCTTCTAATCTGGCTGATATCAGAGATTGCAATTTTTATATAGTTGCTGTTCCTACTCCTGTAGATGTGGATAACCGTCCGGACTTGATTCCACTGATTGGTGCCAGCACTACTGTTGGTAATGTCATTTCAAAAGGGGATATTGTAGTCTATGAATCTACTGTTTACCCGGGTGTAACTGAAGACGAATGTATCCCAGTTGTAGAAAAAGTGTCTGGTTTGAAGTATAATGTTGAGTTCTATGCCGGTTATTCTCCTGAACGTATTAATCCCGGTGATAAAGAACATACTGTAGAAAAAATTAAGAAAGTTACTTCTGGCTCTACACCTGAAATTGCAAATATTATTGATCGTGTTTATAATTCTGTTTTGGTAAATGGTACGCACAAAGCATCTTCTATTAAAGTAGCAGAAGCATCCAAGATAATAGAAAATTCTCAGCGAGATGTGAATATTGCCTTTATGAATGAGCTTGCCAAGATTTTCAATGCTATGGGAATTGATACTACTGAAGTAATAGAAGCAGCATCTACTAAATGGAATTTTATAAAGTTGAAACCAGGATTGGTTGGTGGACATTGTATTGGCGTGGATCCTTATTATCTGATTCAAAAAGCAGAGGTTTTTAAAGTTCTCCCAAGAATAATGACATCAGCTCGCAGATTGAACGAAGGTATGGGTAATTATGTTGCTAGCCAGGTAATCAAGTTAATGAATAAGAAAGGTATATTGGTAAAGGATTCAAAGATTCTTATACTCGGTATTACTTTTAAAGAGGACTGTCCGGATATTCGAAATACGAAAATCATTGATATTTATTCCACTTTGGCTGGATACACCAACAACATAACAGTATATGATCCATGGGCTAATGCTGAGAAGGTAAAGCATGAATATGGCATTAGCATAATCAATAAATCCATAGAATCATTGAAATACAAATATGATGCTGTGATTCTTGCTGTAGCTCACAACGCTTTTAAAGATTGCAAAATCCGTGATTTCCTGGCAAATACAAATGGTGTGGTTTATGATGTGAAGAGCATACTACCTATGAATTTTATTGATGGAAGACTTTAA
- a CDS encoding acyltransferase, which yields MMSLIKYIARFFLVVIPTFYYCIRSRIPFDASYNLKGRIRVIRHPFYLPGKGGEIFIGKFFTANSKTTSNSIGLIQPNIFNISKQDSKIIIGNNVGISGSTINATKLIAIGNNVLIGSGCIITDTDSHPLKIDDRINNKSDVTSSMPIAICDNVFIGARCIILKGVTIGEGAVIGAGSVVCKDIPSHTIYGGNPAKFIKMI from the coding sequence ATGATGAGTCTTATTAAATATATAGCACGTTTTTTCCTTGTTGTTATACCAACATTTTATTATTGCATACGCAGCAGGATCCCTTTTGATGCAAGTTATAATTTAAAAGGAAGGATAAGAGTAATTAGGCATCCTTTTTATCTACCAGGAAAGGGAGGAGAAATCTTTATAGGAAAGTTTTTTACTGCAAATAGCAAAACAACAAGTAATTCCATTGGATTGATACAGCCCAATATATTTAATATTTCCAAGCAAGATAGTAAAATTATAATTGGAAATAATGTGGGAATATCTGGTAGCACAATAAATGCTACGAAATTGATAGCAATTGGAAATAATGTACTTATCGGATCTGGATGTATTATAACTGATACAGACAGTCATCCATTGAAAATTGATGATAGAATTAACAATAAATCAGATGTAACAAGTTCTATGCCAATAGCAATTTGTGATAACGTATTTATTGGGGCACGATGCATTATTTTAAAAGGTGTAACAATTGGAGAAGGAGCGGTGATAGGAGCTGGTTCTGTAGTCTGTAAGGATATTCCATCACATACTATTTACGGAGGGAATCCCGCAAAATTCATAAAAATGATATGA
- a CDS encoding glycosyltransferase family 2 protein, with the protein MVSIICPIYNEKSFIVKCLESIISQDYPISKLEVWFVDGMSNDDTRLIVEQYIEKYNFIKLLDNPQKIVPYALNIGIKVSRGDVIVRLDGHCIYPSNYISTLVKCLFELNADNVGCGLNTIPAKNGSVCKAIAIASSHVFGVGNSTHKTGTTRIIETDTVPFGCFRREVFDKVGLFDVELIRNQDDEFNARIIKNGGKVFLIPQISIDYMARDTIRKMSKMYYQYGLFKPLVNKKLGFPATTRQVFPAMFVLSLILGAFLSCFSKIFLAFYLTIIALYILIALFCAIQSANKNSDWKLIFILPFVFFIIHLSYGWGYWIGMFKVFAGKKFSAEVNR; encoded by the coding sequence ATGGTATCAATTATCTGTCCAATTTACAATGAAAAATCTTTCATCGTAAAATGTCTGGAATCTATTATTTCTCAGGATTACCCTATAAGCAAATTAGAGGTGTGGTTTGTGGATGGCATGAGTAATGATGACACTCGACTTATAGTGGAGCAATACATTGAGAAATATAACTTTATAAAGTTATTAGATAATCCACAGAAAATAGTACCTTATGCTCTTAATATAGGAATTAAAGTTTCACGTGGCGATGTGATAGTTCGACTTGATGGACATTGCATTTATCCTTCAAATTATATATCTACCCTTGTAAAGTGTCTTTTTGAATTGAATGCCGATAATGTAGGGTGTGGTTTAAATACTATACCGGCAAAAAATGGCTCAGTTTGTAAAGCGATTGCTATTGCTTCCAGCCATGTTTTTGGCGTAGGTAATTCGACTCATAAAACAGGTACGACGAGAATAATAGAAACTGATACGGTGCCATTTGGTTGCTTTCGTCGGGAAGTCTTTGACAAAGTTGGGTTGTTTGATGTAGAACTAATTCGTAACCAGGACGATGAATTTAATGCCCGCATAATAAAAAATGGCGGTAAGGTGTTTCTTATCCCCCAAATAAGTATTGATTACATGGCCCGGGATACAATTAGAAAAATGTCAAAGATGTATTATCAGTATGGTTTATTCAAACCTTTGGTGAATAAGAAGCTGGGATTCCCGGCAACGACTCGTCAAGTTTTTCCGGCTATGTTTGTACTAAGTTTGATTTTAGGCGCATTTCTTAGCTGTTTTTCAAAAATATTTTTAGCCTTTTATCTAACAATAATTGCATTGTATATCCTTATTGCATTATTCTGTGCTATTCAAAGTGCTAACAAAAATAGTGATTGGAAATTGATATTTATTTTGCCTTTTGTATTTTTTATTATTCATTTAAGTTACGGGTGGGGATACTGGATAGGCATGTTTAAAGTCTTTGCTGGAAAGAAATTTAGTGCTGAAGTCAATAGATAG
- a CDS encoding lipocalin-like domain-containing protein, whose translation MKREYVLLFLLVIAGITSCQKASINGKLDGMWQLMSIEYKDKPTETPDQLYYCIQLHMVYLQGSNDCFGSFNHQGDSIHIIMRECKTWDDNDLKIIRECRISDIAAYGMNDTIQSFGIENLGTEKMTLNSSYARLQFRKF comes from the coding sequence ATGAAAAGAGAATATGTCCTTTTGTTCCTGCTCGTAATTGCAGGCATTACTTCTTGCCAGAAAGCTTCCATCAATGGAAAACTCGATGGCATGTGGCAACTAATGAGCATTGAGTATAAAGATAAGCCTACTGAAACTCCTGATCAGCTTTATTACTGCATTCAATTACATATGGTTTATCTGCAAGGTTCAAATGATTGTTTCGGATCTTTTAATCATCAGGGAGATTCTATTCATATCATTATGCGTGAATGTAAGACATGGGATGATAATGATCTGAAGATTATACGTGAATGCAGGATAAGTGATATTGCTGCTTATGGTATGAATGACACTATTCAATCTTTTGGAATTGAAAATCTTGGTACGGAAAAGATGACATTGAACTCTTCATATGCACGCCTTCAGTTCCGGAAATTCTAA
- a CDS encoding carbohydrate-binding family 9-like protein, producing MKIPDFIFVKKWWFYLFLFFGTASCWAQPSFRGLENLFTSPESYVVRHTSVKPVIDGNITDAVWQNASWSNFFRDIEGKSKPDPYYKTRVKMLWDDNYIYFAADIEDNHVWANLRNHDEVVYNDNDFEIFIDPDNNTHQYFEVEVNALNTIFDLFLSKPYRNNSHELVGWNAEGMRTAVKIHGTLNNPKDKDKGWTVEIAIPIKALTIGGNVVIPEEGTLWRINFSRVEWNTDIINGKYVKKKSPEGKVLPENNWVWSPPGLINMHYPERWGYLLFTAKQDPNQLPDFKLPYAEKQKQYLWLVYYRQKEYMDKHKRYASTLEELNINPVTFELDNVENSLVMEATAHQFNAAISSQNNKTWSINDEGLIEVRK from the coding sequence ATGAAGATACCAGATTTTATTTTTGTGAAGAAATGGTGGTTTTATTTGTTTCTGTTTTTTGGAACAGCATCTTGTTGGGCACAGCCGTCATTTAGAGGTTTAGAGAATTTGTTTACATCTCCAGAAAGTTATGTGGTGAGACATACATCTGTTAAACCGGTTATTGATGGAAATATAACTGATGCAGTGTGGCAGAATGCTTCATGGAGTAATTTCTTTAGGGATATAGAAGGAAAATCAAAACCTGATCCTTATTATAAAACCCGGGTAAAAATGCTTTGGGACGATAATTATATATATTTTGCGGCTGATATTGAGGATAACCATGTATGGGCTAATCTTCGCAATCACGATGAAGTGGTTTATAACGATAACGATTTTGAGATATTTATTGATCCGGATAATAATACTCATCAGTATTTTGAGGTGGAAGTGAATGCATTGAATACCATTTTTGACCTGTTTCTGTCTAAACCTTACCGCAATAACTCACACGAATTAGTTGGATGGAATGCAGAAGGTATGCGTACTGCTGTTAAAATTCACGGGACATTGAATAATCCAAAGGATAAAGACAAGGGATGGACAGTTGAGATTGCCATTCCAATTAAAGCGTTGACAATTGGTGGCAATGTGGTTATTCCTGAAGAAGGAACTTTATGGCGGATTAATTTCTCAAGAGTTGAGTGGAATACAGATATAATTAATGGAAAATATGTGAAGAAGAAAAGCCCGGAGGGGAAGGTCTTACCTGAGAATAATTGGGTATGGTCCCCACCAGGATTGATCAATATGCATTATCCTGAGCGTTGGGGGTATTTGCTTTTTACTGCAAAACAAGATCCGAATCAGTTACCTGATTTCAAATTACCTTATGCTGAAAAACAAAAGCAGTACTTATGGCTTGTCTATTATCGCCAGAAGGAATATATGGATAAACATAAAAGATATGCATCTACATTGGAAGAACTAAACATTAATCCGGTAACTTTTGAATTAGATAATGTTGAGAACTCTCTGGTAATGGAAGCAACGGCACATCAGTTTAATGCTGCCATCAGTTCACAGAATAATAAAACCTGGAGTATTAATGATGAAGGATTAATTGAAGTCAGAAAATGA
- a CDS encoding ChbG/HpnK family deacetylase, with the protein MKDCVSNCLEKKYIITADDYGMCSIVDKAIDDCISAGLVTSTNVILNMEDVEAAKTLRQRFPQISIGIHWNVTAGKPLLNKTEIPTLVADDGNFHPFPVFIKLLHQNKISKQELILELTEQFNRFKDLCGQPDYWNTHQNSALDFQSFSIFNKLALKLGINKTRSFKRVYIKEKGIHGFTKSIIESLKKNVIDIWFGYIIPCSGTKLPDGRMYYFVEKQNLNILNITDNVLFGKKHIVEIVIHPAVSGKHKSFGVLSDIRVDEYIMYSSQRTKDVLISKGIELVNFDSI; encoded by the coding sequence ATGAAAGACTGTGTAAGTAATTGTTTGGAGAAGAAGTATATTATTACAGCAGATGATTATGGAATGTGTTCAATCGTTGATAAAGCTATTGATGACTGTATTTCTGCCGGACTAGTAACATCAACCAATGTGATACTGAATATGGAAGATGTAGAGGCAGCTAAAACACTTCGTCAAAGATTTCCACAAATATCTATTGGCATTCATTGGAATGTAACTGCAGGGAAGCCTTTATTGAATAAAACAGAAATACCAACATTAGTAGCTGATGATGGAAATTTTCATCCTTTCCCTGTTTTTATTAAGTTATTGCATCAGAACAAAATTAGTAAGCAAGAGCTTATTCTTGAATTGACAGAACAGTTCAACAGATTCAAAGACTTATGCGGACAACCTGATTACTGGAATACACATCAAAATAGCGCCCTTGATTTTCAGTCTTTTAGTATATTTAATAAGCTGGCACTTAAACTGGGTATAAATAAAACACGGTCATTTAAAAGAGTTTATATAAAAGAAAAAGGAATTCATGGCTTTACGAAAAGTATAATAGAATCATTAAAAAAGAATGTTATTGATATATGGTTTGGTTATATAATACCATGTTCCGGAACTAAATTACCAGATGGAAGAATGTATTATTTTGTAGAGAAGCAGAACCTGAATATTTTAAATATTACCGACAATGTGCTTTTTGGAAAAAAGCACATTGTAGAAATCGTTATTCATCCTGCAGTTAGTGGAAAGCATAAGTCCTTTGGCGTACTATCTGATATTAGAGTTGACGAATACATAATGTACAGTTCTCAAAGAACAAAAGATGTACTTATTTCAAAAGGTATTGAACTTGTGAATTTTGATTCAATTTAA
- a CDS encoding sugar transferase, with product MYGILKRIIDILLSITALLIVSPVFIISILILACTGEHEIWYLQRRVGYKNNIFKMWKFTTMVKGSSKMGTCSLTLRNDPRVLPFGRLLRKTKINELPQIFNVFTGSMSMIGPRPQMEVDFYRYPEYVQQVIYNSKPGITGIGSIIFRDEEKYLSAPGVDPVKFYEEDIAPYKGTLEIWYLNNASTWLDIKLIFLTAWVILFSDSDLPHKWLKGLPPKPEWMNVSMESFLAQKCLLDISNEQEFDKLL from the coding sequence ATGTATGGAATCTTAAAACGTATTATTGACATCCTTTTGTCAATAACAGCTTTATTAATCGTATCTCCGGTTTTTATTATCTCTATCTTAATTCTTGCTTGTACAGGTGAGCATGAAATATGGTATTTGCAAAGAAGAGTGGGGTATAAGAATAATATATTTAAGATGTGGAAGTTTACTACAATGGTGAAGGGATCTTCTAAAATGGGGACTTGTAGTCTCACTTTACGCAACGATCCACGAGTATTACCTTTTGGACGTTTACTAAGAAAAACGAAAATTAATGAGTTACCTCAGATCTTTAATGTTTTTACCGGATCAATGAGTATGATTGGCCCACGTCCACAAATGGAAGTGGATTTTTATCGGTATCCGGAATATGTGCAGCAGGTAATTTATAATTCAAAACCTGGGATTACAGGGATAGGATCTATCATATTTCGTGATGAGGAGAAATATCTTTCTGCTCCGGGCGTTGATCCTGTTAAGTTTTATGAAGAAGATATTGCGCCTTATAAAGGAACTCTTGAGATATGGTACCTTAACAATGCTTCTACATGGCTTGATATCAAACTTATTTTTCTAACTGCCTGGGTGATTCTTTTTTCGGATAGTGATTTACCTCATAAATGGTTAAAGGGACTGCCTCCAAAACCCGAATGGATGAATGTTTCAATGGAAAGTTTCCTGGCTCAAAAGTGTTTGCTAGATATTTCAAATGAGCAAGAATTTGATAAATTATTATAG
- a CDS encoding capsule assembly Wzi family protein, with amino-acid sequence MGKLHLANFLTVLLCFTIADAQVNKGMTYSVECGITTASGEYSPLWLNANKQGLSSINRNNGYLAVGVFRPIDKEKDVTYGYGLELASAYNFTSSFIVQQAYLDLKYHKIGVSIGSKERDGEFVNPCLSSGALTLSGNARPIPQVWAGLPEYVIIPGTSGWLSFRGHIAYGRFTDDNWQKEFAAPLNDRTTNVLYHSKAIYFKVEKVNKYPFRFEFGLQMETEFGGTQYRNGKTLNMPARLKNYLKALFPMPGGKDTPLNEQDNIEGNLLGSWHASLNYRLKGWNLRAYYEHYYEDASMLVMEYPWKDGMVGFEITPPANPIVNGLVYEYVGSKDQSGPIMWDKNSQINEQISARDDYYNHSIYTGWQHWGMGLGNPLFTSPVYNTDGSIVFHNNRIIAHHFGVSGCPTNEMQYRILLSQSSNWGTYKKPFKEIKKNFSALVELTYSPCKLIGLSFTISGAIDRGSLMGDNTGGMLTIRKTGLLTK; translated from the coding sequence ATGGGAAAATTACACTTAGCAAATTTTTTAACCGTTCTCCTTTGTTTTACAATAGCGGATGCTCAGGTTAATAAAGGGATGACTTATTCTGTTGAATGCGGAATAACAACTGCTTCCGGTGAATATTCTCCGCTGTGGCTCAATGCCAATAAACAAGGGCTATCTTCCATAAATAGAAACAACGGATATTTGGCTGTAGGAGTCTTTCGTCCGATTGATAAAGAAAAGGATGTGACATATGGTTATGGACTAGAGCTGGCGAGTGCATATAATTTTACTTCAAGTTTTATTGTGCAGCAGGCCTATCTGGATCTAAAATATCACAAAATAGGCGTCAGTATTGGCAGCAAGGAACGCGATGGGGAGTTTGTAAATCCTTGTCTTTCCAGCGGGGCACTCACTCTATCGGGTAATGCAAGACCTATTCCTCAGGTATGGGCAGGACTCCCTGAGTATGTTATTATACCCGGAACTAGTGGATGGCTTTCTTTTAGAGGGCATATTGCTTATGGTCGCTTTACAGATGATAATTGGCAAAAAGAGTTTGCCGCACCTTTGAACGATCGTACAACGAATGTGCTTTATCACTCCAAGGCTATTTATTTTAAGGTAGAGAAAGTGAATAAGTATCCTTTCAGATTTGAGTTTGGATTACAAATGGAAACAGAATTTGGGGGTACACAATATAGGAATGGAAAGACACTCAATATGCCTGCAAGATTGAAAAATTACTTAAAAGCTCTTTTTCCTATGCCAGGAGGAAAAGATACACCACTTAACGAACAGGATAATATAGAAGGTAATTTGTTAGGCAGTTGGCATGCTTCGCTTAATTATCGTCTCAAAGGATGGAACCTACGTGCCTATTACGAGCACTACTATGAAGATGCTTCAATGTTAGTGATGGAATACCCATGGAAAGACGGAATGGTTGGTTTTGAAATTACTCCTCCAGCAAATCCTATTGTAAATGGTTTGGTGTATGAATATGTAGGTAGCAAGGATCAGTCAGGTCCTATAATGTGGGATAAGAACAGCCAGATTAACGAGCAGATTAGTGCCCGTGACGATTATTATAACCATAGTATTTATACAGGTTGGCAACACTGGGGCATGGGGCTTGGAAATCCATTGTTTACTTCACCTGTCTATAATACTGATGGAAGCATTGTTTTTCATAATAATCGTATCATAGCGCATCATTTTGGTGTCTCAGGTTGTCCCACAAATGAGATGCAGTATAGAATTCTTCTCTCACAAAGTAGTAATTGGGGTACGTATAAAAAACCATTCAAAGAGATAAAAAAGAATTTTTCCGCTTTAGTAGAACTTACTTACTCACCTTGTAAGCTTATCGGCTTGAGTTTTACAATCTCCGGTGCTATAGATCGTGGTTCCCTGATGGGGGACAATACCGGTGGAATGCTTACTATTCGTAAAACAGGTCTGCTGACTAAATAA
- a CDS encoding L-rhamnose mutarotase — protein sequence METKEKGYKVKVYHQPVKRYCQTLDLKDDPALIAEYVKRHSNPWPEIPAGIREVGILEMEIFLLGTKLFMIVETPLDFDWNTAMTKLATLPRQAEWEEYMSIFQMASPEASSAEKWQMMDEIFRL from the coding sequence ATGGAAACAAAAGAAAAAGGCTACAAGGTGAAAGTGTATCATCAACCGGTAAAAAGATATTGTCAGACATTGGACCTGAAAGATGATCCTGCCCTAATAGCTGAATATGTGAAGCGTCACAGTAATCCGTGGCCGGAGATTCCTGCTGGTATCAGGGAGGTTGGTATTCTTGAAATGGAGATATTTCTTTTGGGAACAAAACTCTTTATGATTGTTGAAACACCTTTAGATTTTGATTGGAATACAGCGATGACTAAACTTGCAACGTTACCACGTCAGGCTGAATGGGAAGAATATATGTCTATCTTTCAGATGGCCTCTCCAGAAGCTTCTTCTGCAGAAAAATGGCAAATGATGGACGAAATATTCCGTTTGTAA